In the genome of Streptomyces globosus, one region contains:
- a CDS encoding LacI family DNA-binding transcriptional regulator yields MGGVTSGDTPLRLTDIAAQAQVSEATVSRVLNGKTGVAAGTRHKVLAAMDLLGYERPVRLKRRSNGLVGLLIPELTNPIFPAFAQVIEQALAGHGYTPVLCTQTPGGATEDELVEQLEARGVTGIVFLSGLHADSHADPARYQRLASRGVPFVMINGFNEQVNAPFISPDDRAAADMAVRHLEALGHRRIGLAIGPTRYVPSARKEQGFTAAVPGAEAEGLIQRTLFTVEGGHAAGVALLDRGCTGIVCGSDPMALGVIRAARARGLRVPEDVSVVGFDDSPLIAFTDPPLTTVRQPVRAMATAAVGALLEAVGGTPVQRTEYVFQPELVVRGSTAPPPLRT; encoded by the coding sequence GTGGGAGGAGTGACCAGCGGGGACACACCCCTCCGGCTGACGGACATCGCCGCGCAGGCCCAGGTCAGCGAGGCGACCGTCAGCCGGGTCCTCAACGGCAAGACGGGCGTCGCGGCCGGCACCCGGCACAAGGTGCTGGCCGCGATGGACCTGCTCGGATACGAGCGGCCCGTCCGGCTGAAGCGCCGCAGCAACGGGCTGGTCGGGCTGCTCATACCCGAGCTGACCAACCCGATCTTCCCGGCGTTCGCGCAGGTCATCGAACAGGCCCTGGCGGGCCACGGGTACACGCCGGTGCTGTGCACGCAGACCCCCGGCGGGGCCACCGAGGACGAGCTCGTCGAGCAGCTGGAGGCGCGCGGCGTCACCGGGATCGTGTTCCTGTCCGGCCTGCACGCCGACTCGCACGCGGACCCGGCCCGCTACCAGCGGCTCGCCTCCCGCGGCGTGCCGTTCGTGATGATCAACGGCTTCAACGAGCAGGTGAACGCCCCGTTCATCTCCCCGGACGACCGGGCCGCGGCCGACATGGCCGTCCGGCACCTGGAGGCCCTCGGGCACCGGCGGATCGGCCTCGCGATCGGGCCGACCCGGTACGTGCCGTCGGCCCGCAAGGAGCAGGGCTTCACCGCGGCCGTCCCGGGGGCGGAGGCCGAGGGGCTGATCCAGCGCACCCTGTTCACGGTCGAAGGCGGCCACGCCGCCGGCGTCGCGCTCCTCGACCGCGGCTGCACGGGCATCGTCTGCGGCAGCGACCCCATGGCGCTCGGCGTGATAAGGGCGGCCCGGGCGCGCGGGCTGCGCGTCCCCGAGGACGTGTCGGTGGTCGGGTTCGACGACTCGCCGCTGATCGCCTTCACCGACCCGCCGCTGACGACCGTCCGCCAGCCGGTGCGCGCCATGGCGACGGCCGCGGTCGGCGCCCTGCTGGAGGCGGTCGGCGGCACGCCCGTCCAGAGAACCGAATACGTCTTCCAACCGGAGCTGGTGGTCCGGGGCTCGACGGCCCCGCCGCCGCTGCGCACCTGA
- a CDS encoding GNAT family N-acetyltransferase has protein sequence MILFRRAVETDAAMLAGLFDRAARWMQQNGIEQWKPGDRDAAHFAARMRDGEVWLAVGSEGRIAGAYELWWSDEEAWGVQPPVAGYVHRLMVERRTAPAGTGRRMLEHAERRIAGSGLPRARLDCLSTNPRLLAYYQDAGYRVVGEFPHKEGRDGRVYGVVLLEKRLDRLSVV, from the coding sequence ATGATCCTGTTCCGGCGGGCCGTGGAGACGGATGCCGCCATGCTGGCGGGCCTGTTCGACCGGGCCGCCCGGTGGATGCAGCAGAACGGCATCGAGCAGTGGAAGCCCGGGGACAGGGACGCCGCGCACTTCGCGGCGCGGATGCGCGACGGCGAGGTGTGGCTCGCGGTCGGCTCCGAGGGGCGGATCGCCGGCGCGTACGAGCTGTGGTGGTCGGACGAGGAGGCCTGGGGCGTGCAGCCCCCGGTCGCCGGGTACGTCCACCGGCTGATGGTGGAGCGCCGGACCGCGCCCGCGGGGACCGGCCGGCGGATGCTCGAACACGCCGAGCGCCGGATCGCCGGCTCGGGCCTGCCGCGGGCGCGGCTGGACTGCCTCTCCACCAACCCCCGGCTGCTCGCGTACTACCAGGACGCGGGCTACCGGGTGGTCGGGGAGTTCCCCCACAAGGAGGGCAGGGACGGCCGCGTCTACGGAGTGGTCCTCCTGGAGAAGCGGCTGGACCGGCTCAGCGTCGTGTGA
- a CDS encoding carbohydrate-binding module family 20 domain-containing protein: MSAIDARPPAAPRRASGAALLAAAALAAATLTAQAPPAQASPPGDKDVTAVLFEWRFDSVAKACTDSLGPAGYGYVQVSPPQEHVQGSQWWTSYQPVSYKIASRLGDRAAFKAMIDTCHAAGVKVVVDSVINHMAGPADANATLTGTGGSTYRKYDYPGIYTGADMDDCRTTIGDNYRDRANVQNCELVQLADLDTGEEHVRSRIAGYLNDLLSLGVDGFRIDAAKHMPATDLANIKSRLSNPGAYWKHEAIHGAGEAVDPSEYLGSGDVQEFRYARDLKRIFQSENLAYLKNFGEAWGYMSSGKSGVFVANHDTERNGESLSHKNGSAHTLAHVFMLAWPYGSPDVHSGYDWTDKDAGPPNGGTVNACYSDGWKCQHAWREISSMVGFRNTARGQAVTDWWDNGGDQIAFGRGSKAYVALNHESHALTRTFQTSLPGGAYCDVQSGRTVTVGSDGRFTATVAPGTALALHTGARTCSGTQDGTGASFAVNATTVFGQNIHIAGDRAELGGWNPAAAPKLDPAAYPVWKLDVQLPPGTVFSYKYIRRDAAGNTTWESGANRTATVPADGKVVLNDTWRN, translated from the coding sequence ATGTCTGCCATCGACGCCAGACCGCCCGCCGCCCCACGCCGGGCGAGCGGCGCCGCGCTGCTCGCCGCCGCCGCCCTCGCCGCCGCGACCCTCACCGCACAGGCACCCCCTGCCCAGGCGTCCCCGCCCGGCGACAAGGACGTCACCGCCGTGCTGTTCGAGTGGCGCTTCGACTCGGTCGCCAAGGCCTGCACGGACAGCCTCGGCCCCGCCGGCTACGGATACGTCCAGGTCTCCCCGCCCCAGGAGCACGTCCAGGGCTCCCAGTGGTGGACCTCGTACCAGCCGGTCAGCTACAAGATCGCCTCGCGGCTCGGTGACCGGGCCGCCTTCAAGGCGATGATCGACACTTGCCACGCCGCCGGCGTCAAGGTCGTCGTGGACTCCGTCATCAACCACATGGCCGGCCCCGCCGACGCGAACGCCACCCTCACCGGCACCGGCGGCAGCACCTACCGCAAGTACGACTACCCCGGCATCTACACCGGCGCCGACATGGACGACTGCCGCACCACCATCGGCGACAACTACCGCGACCGCGCCAACGTCCAGAACTGCGAGCTCGTCCAGCTCGCCGACCTCGACACCGGCGAGGAGCACGTCCGCTCCCGGATCGCCGGCTACCTGAACGACCTGCTCTCGCTCGGCGTCGACGGCTTCCGCATCGACGCAGCCAAGCACATGCCGGCCACCGACCTGGCCAACATCAAGTCCCGGCTCAGCAACCCCGGCGCCTACTGGAAGCACGAGGCGATCCACGGCGCCGGCGAGGCCGTCGACCCGAGCGAGTACCTGGGCAGCGGCGACGTCCAGGAGTTCCGCTACGCCCGCGACCTCAAGCGCATCTTCCAGTCCGAGAACCTCGCCTACCTGAAGAACTTCGGCGAGGCCTGGGGCTACATGTCCTCAGGCAAGTCCGGCGTCTTCGTCGCCAACCACGACACCGAGCGCAACGGCGAGAGCCTCAGCCACAAGAACGGCTCCGCCCACACCCTCGCCCACGTCTTCATGCTGGCCTGGCCCTACGGCTCCCCGGACGTCCACTCCGGCTACGACTGGACCGACAAGGACGCCGGCCCGCCGAACGGCGGCACGGTCAACGCCTGCTACAGCGACGGCTGGAAGTGCCAGCACGCCTGGCGCGAGATCTCCTCGATGGTCGGCTTCCGCAACACCGCCCGCGGGCAGGCCGTCACCGACTGGTGGGACAACGGCGGCGACCAGATCGCCTTCGGCCGCGGCAGCAAGGCGTACGTGGCCCTGAACCACGAGTCCCACGCCCTCACCCGCACCTTCCAGACCTCCCTGCCCGGCGGCGCCTACTGCGACGTGCAGAGCGGACGGACCGTCACCGTCGGCTCGGACGGCCGGTTCACCGCCACCGTCGCCCCCGGCACCGCACTCGCCCTGCACACCGGCGCCCGCACCTGCTCCGGGACCCAGGACGGCACCGGCGCGTCCTTCGCCGTCAACGCCACCACCGTGTTCGGCCAGAACATCCACATCGCGGGCGACCGCGCCGAACTCGGCGGATGGAACCCGGCCGCCGCGCCCAAGCTCGACCCCGCCGCCTACCCGGTGTGGAAGCTCGACGTGCAGCTGCCGCCCGGCACCGTGTTCTCGTACAAGTACATCCGCCGCGACGCCGCCGGGAACACCACCTGGGAGAGCGGCGCCAACCGCACCGCCACCGTCCCGGCCGACGGCAAGGTCGTCCTGAACGACACCTGGCGCAACTGA
- a CDS encoding glycoside hydrolase family 13 protein, giving the protein MTQHLAETLHTPTGTLPGWWREAVIYQVYPRSFADSNGDGMGDLEGIRSRLPYLKELGVDAVWLSPFYASPQADAGYDVADYRAIDPMFGTLHDADAVIRDAHELGLRIIVDLVPNHCSDQHDWFRQAVREGAGSRLRERFHFRPGKGEDGELPPNDWESIFGGPAWTRVPDGEWYLHLFAPEQPDFNWEHPAVQDEFRSILRFWLDLGADGFRVDVAHGLVKAPGLPDIGSGDQLKLLGNDVMPFFDQDGVHEIYRSWRRILDEYEGDRVLVAEAWTPTVERTALYVRPDEMHQAFNFQYLTADWNAGELRKVIDGSLAAMRPVGAPTTWVLSNHDVTRHATRFANPPGLGTQLREQGDRELGLRRARAATLLMLALPGSAYVYQGEELGLPDVTDLPDEVRQDPSFFRAAGQDGFRDGCRVPIPWSGTEAPYGFGDGGSWLPQPAEWAELSVEAQTGDPDSTLELYRAALRIRRERADLGAGDAVEWLPAPDGVLAFRRGGFTCTVNTTAEPVALPAPGTVLLASAVLESPGTLPADTAVWWEE; this is encoded by the coding sequence ATGACCCAGCACCTCGCCGAAACACTCCACACCCCGACCGGCACCCTGCCCGGTTGGTGGAGAGAAGCGGTGATCTACCAGGTCTATCCGCGCAGCTTCGCCGACTCCAACGGGGACGGCATGGGGGACCTCGAAGGCATCCGCAGCAGACTGCCGTACCTGAAGGAGCTGGGCGTCGACGCCGTCTGGCTCAGCCCGTTCTACGCCTCCCCGCAGGCCGACGCGGGCTACGACGTCGCCGACTACCGGGCCATCGACCCCATGTTCGGCACCCTGCACGACGCCGACGCCGTGATCCGCGACGCCCACGAACTGGGCCTGCGGATCATCGTCGACCTCGTCCCCAACCACTGCTCCGACCAGCACGACTGGTTCAGGCAGGCCGTCCGCGAGGGTGCCGGCTCCCGGCTCCGCGAGCGCTTCCACTTCCGCCCCGGCAAGGGTGAGGACGGCGAGCTCCCGCCCAACGACTGGGAGTCCATCTTCGGCGGCCCCGCCTGGACCCGTGTCCCGGACGGCGAGTGGTACCTGCACCTCTTCGCGCCCGAGCAGCCCGACTTCAACTGGGAGCACCCGGCCGTCCAGGACGAGTTCCGCTCCATCCTCCGCTTCTGGCTGGACCTCGGCGCCGACGGCTTCCGCGTCGACGTCGCCCACGGCCTCGTCAAGGCCCCCGGCCTGCCCGACATCGGCTCCGGCGACCAGCTGAAGCTCCTCGGCAACGACGTCATGCCGTTCTTCGACCAGGACGGCGTCCACGAGATCTACCGCTCCTGGCGGCGGATCCTCGACGAGTACGAGGGCGACCGCGTCCTCGTCGCCGAGGCCTGGACCCCGACCGTCGAGCGCACCGCCCTGTACGTCCGCCCCGACGAGATGCACCAGGCGTTCAACTTCCAGTACCTGACGGCCGACTGGAACGCCGGGGAGCTCCGGAAGGTCATCGACGGCTCGCTCGCCGCGATGCGCCCCGTCGGCGCCCCCACCACCTGGGTGCTGTCCAACCACGACGTCACCCGGCACGCCACCCGCTTCGCGAACCCGCCCGGCCTCGGCACGCAGCTGCGCGAGCAGGGCGACCGCGAGCTGGGCCTGCGCCGCGCCCGGGCCGCCACGCTGCTGATGCTGGCGCTGCCCGGCTCCGCGTACGTCTACCAGGGCGAGGAGCTCGGCCTGCCCGACGTCACCGACCTGCCCGACGAGGTGCGCCAGGACCCGTCGTTCTTCCGGGCGGCCGGCCAGGACGGCTTCCGCGACGGCTGCCGCGTCCCGATCCCCTGGTCGGGCACCGAGGCCCCGTACGGCTTCGGCGACGGCGGCAGCTGGCTGCCCCAGCCGGCCGAGTGGGCCGAGCTGAGCGTCGAGGCGCAGACCGGCGACCCCGACTCCACGCTGGAGCTGTACCGGGCCGCGCTGCGGATCCGCCGCGAGCGCGCCGACCTCGGCGCGGGCGACGCGGTCGAGTGGCTGCCCGCGCCCGACGGCGTCCTGGCGTTCCGCCGCGGCGGCTTCACCTGCACCGTCAACACCACGGCCGAGCCGGTCGCACTGCCCGCCCCGGGCACCGTGCTGCTGGCCAGCGCCGTCCTCGAAAGCCCGGGCACTCTGCCCGCCGACACGGCGGTGTGGTGGGAGGAGTGA
- the pulA gene encoding pullulanase-type alpha-1,6-glucosidase → MTRPAAGVLAAALAATLLPALPAAAAGTTRPPAPPSDAALAAEPARHDLTREQFYFVLPDRFANGDRRNDTGGLTGTRLQTGLDPTDKGFYQGGDLKGLTDRLDYIKGLGTTAIWMAPIFKNQPVQGKGDDVSAGYHGYWITDFTQVDPHFGTNDDLTRLIDKAHAKGMKVFFDVITNHTADVVDYKEQSYSYLSKGAFPYLTKDGVPFDDADYAAGGRKFPATDLSAFPRTPFVPEGKKNLKVPAWLNDPAMYHNRGDSTFAGESSEHGDFFGLDDLWTERPEVVSGMQKIYEKWVKDFRIDGFRIDTVKHVNTGFWTQWATALDKYAAKQGRKDFFMFGEVYSADTAVTSPYVTRGRLDATLDFPLQDAIRAYASQGAGAGRLSAVLADDYRYTTDKANAYEQVTFLGNHDMGRFGAFLRQDRPGAGEQELLARYRLANELMFLSRGNPVVYAGDEQGFTGAGGDKDARQPLFASRTADYLDDDQLGTDRTHAADAYDPSHPLYRQIAALSKLTREHPALRDGVQSERLNDGSVYAFARTDAPAAGGKGGKGKGKGGKDKARPAPRHEYLVAANNAAEERTVRIDAPAGAQYRTLYGGTAIIRATADGKLTVPLPALGTVVLRALEPVAAPADRPALTLKAPAAGAAGTVEVSAEVSGGGLNRVVFAAQAGNGPWQVLGSADHAPYKTTQHVDAKPGTPLRYKAVAVDSAGRTASALAASTAGQLPPPGVPTATQREYAVVHYRRPDGDYTNWRLYAWGDLAEGEATPWPEGHAFTGRDAYGAFAYVRLKPGASSIGYLVIDKDGNKDVAADRTLDVTRTGEVWLEQGQEAVRTERPAYPPQDRTKAVLHYQRADGNYDGWGLHVWAGAAHPTDWSKPLAPARIDSYGAVFEVPLAAGAESLSYIVHKGDEKDLPTDQSLDLKAVGHEVWMLGGRAPYLLPQPAGSAAGLDLGAAHAVWIDRDTVAWNAPAAAASVQLLASADGSVKAENGTLTGTAQWIRLTPGTLTDAQKKKFPHLAGHTAHRVDARDRDRVRGALRGQVTASARAANGAVLAATGVQLAGVLDDLYANNSALGPVFKDGRPTLSVWAPTARTVELELDGRILPMRRDDATGVWSARGERSWTGKPYRYAVTVWAPGARQIVRNLVTDPYSTALTADSAASLAVDLADPKLAPPGWRQLRKPAAVPFTNAQIQELHIRDFSVADPTSKHPGQYLAFTDADSRGMRHLRGLAAAGTSYVHLLPAFDIGTIPEKPGDRTEPACDLKVYAPDSEEQQACIAAAAAKDSYNWGYDPLHYTVPEGSYASNPDGTARTVEFRKMVQALNGAGLRTVMDVVYNHTVAAGQDGKSVLDRIVPGYYQRLLPDGSVATSTCCANTAPENAMMGRLVVDSITTWAKEYKVDGFRFDLMGHHPKDNILAVRKALDALTMEKDGVDGKRIILYGEGWNFGEVANDARFVQATQANMAGTGIATFSDRARDAVRGGGPFDEDPRVQGFASGLFTAPNGSPANGSPAEQRARLLHDQDLIKVGLSGNLASYAFTDTSGRRVKGSEVDYNGAPAGYAAAPGDALAYSDAHDNETLYDALAFKLPQDTPTADRARMQVLAMAVSALSQGPALSQAGTDLLRSKSLDRNSYDSGDWFNAIHWDCRAGNGFGRGLPPAADNKPKWTYAKPLLTGPAPGCTEISGASAAYRDLLRIRTTEPSFRLGTAEQVQAALSFPLSGKEETPGVITMVLGDLAVVFNATPQTQEQRVPALAGTGYLLHPVQAAGSDPVARKAAYEARTGGFTVPARTVAVFTRR, encoded by the coding sequence TTGACCCGCCCAGCCGCAGGAGTCCTCGCCGCCGCACTGGCGGCGACGCTCCTGCCCGCCCTGCCCGCCGCGGCCGCCGGCACCACCCGGCCGCCGGCCCCGCCCTCGGACGCGGCACTCGCCGCCGAGCCCGCACGGCACGACCTCACCCGCGAGCAGTTCTACTTCGTCCTCCCCGACCGGTTCGCCAACGGCGACCGCCGCAACGACACCGGCGGCCTCACCGGCACCCGCCTGCAAACCGGCCTCGACCCCACCGACAAGGGCTTCTACCAGGGCGGCGACCTCAAGGGCCTCACCGACCGGCTGGACTACATCAAGGGGCTCGGCACCACCGCCATCTGGATGGCGCCGATCTTCAAGAACCAGCCCGTGCAGGGCAAGGGCGACGACGTCTCCGCCGGCTACCACGGCTACTGGATCACCGACTTCACGCAGGTCGACCCGCACTTCGGCACCAACGACGACCTCACCCGGCTCATCGACAAGGCACACGCCAAGGGGATGAAGGTCTTCTTCGACGTCATCACCAACCACACCGCCGACGTCGTCGACTACAAGGAGCAGTCCTACTCCTACCTGTCGAAGGGCGCCTTCCCCTACCTCACCAAGGACGGCGTCCCTTTCGACGACGCCGACTACGCGGCCGGCGGCCGCAAGTTCCCCGCCACCGACCTCTCCGCGTTCCCCCGCACCCCATTCGTCCCCGAGGGGAAGAAGAACCTGAAGGTCCCCGCCTGGCTCAACGACCCGGCGATGTACCACAACCGGGGCGACTCCACCTTCGCCGGCGAGTCCTCCGAGCACGGCGATTTCTTCGGCCTCGACGACCTGTGGACCGAGCGCCCCGAGGTCGTCAGCGGCATGCAGAAGATCTACGAGAAGTGGGTCAAGGACTTCCGTATCGACGGCTTCCGCATCGACACGGTCAAGCACGTCAACACCGGCTTCTGGACCCAGTGGGCCACCGCCCTCGACAAGTACGCCGCCAAGCAGGGCCGCAAGGACTTCTTCATGTTCGGCGAGGTCTACTCCGCCGACACCGCCGTCACCTCCCCCTACGTGACCCGCGGCCGACTCGACGCCACCCTCGACTTCCCGCTCCAGGACGCCATCCGCGCCTACGCCTCCCAGGGCGCCGGCGCCGGACGCCTCTCCGCGGTCCTCGCCGACGACTACCGGTACACCACCGACAAGGCGAACGCCTACGAGCAGGTCACCTTCCTCGGCAACCACGACATGGGCCGCTTCGGCGCCTTCCTGCGCCAGGACCGGCCCGGCGCCGGCGAACAGGAGCTCCTGGCCCGCTACCGGCTCGCCAACGAGCTGATGTTCCTCAGCCGCGGCAACCCCGTCGTCTACGCCGGCGACGAACAGGGCTTCACCGGCGCCGGCGGCGACAAGGACGCCCGCCAGCCCCTCTTCGCGTCCAGGACCGCCGACTACCTCGACGACGACCAGCTCGGCACCGACCGCACGCACGCCGCCGACGCCTACGACCCCTCCCACCCCCTCTACCGGCAGATCGCCGCCCTCTCCAAGCTCACCCGCGAGCACCCGGCCCTGCGCGACGGCGTCCAGAGCGAGCGCCTGAACGACGGCTCCGTCTACGCCTTCGCCCGCACCGACGCCCCCGCCGCCGGCGGCAAGGGCGGCAAGGGCAAGGGCAAGGGCGGCAAGGACAAGGCCCGCCCCGCCCCGCGGCACGAGTACCTCGTCGCCGCGAACAACGCGGCCGAGGAGCGCACCGTCCGCATCGACGCCCCGGCCGGAGCCCAGTACCGCACCCTGTACGGCGGGACCGCGATCATCCGCGCCACCGCCGACGGCAAGCTGACCGTCCCGCTGCCCGCCCTCGGCACGGTCGTCCTCAGGGCCCTCGAACCGGTCGCCGCCCCGGCGGACAGGCCCGCGCTGACGCTGAAGGCCCCGGCCGCCGGCGCCGCCGGCACCGTCGAGGTGTCCGCCGAGGTCAGCGGCGGCGGCCTGAACCGGGTCGTCTTCGCCGCCCAGGCCGGCAACGGCCCCTGGCAGGTCCTCGGCTCCGCCGACCACGCCCCCTACAAGACCACCCAGCACGTCGACGCCAAGCCCGGCACCCCGCTGCGGTACAAGGCCGTCGCCGTCGACTCCGCCGGACGCACCGCGAGCGCGCTCGCCGCATCGACCGCCGGGCAGCTGCCGCCCCCCGGAGTGCCCACCGCGACGCAGCGCGAGTACGCCGTCGTCCACTACCGCCGCCCCGACGGCGACTACACGAACTGGCGCCTCTACGCCTGGGGCGACCTCGCCGAGGGCGAGGCGACGCCCTGGCCCGAGGGCCACGCCTTCACCGGCCGCGACGCCTACGGGGCGTTCGCGTACGTCCGCCTCAAGCCCGGCGCCTCCTCGATCGGCTACCTCGTCATCGACAAGGACGGCAACAAGGACGTCGCCGCGGACCGCACCCTCGACGTGACCCGCACCGGCGAGGTCTGGCTGGAGCAGGGCCAGGAGGCCGTCCGCACCGAGCGGCCCGCCTACCCGCCGCAGGACCGCACCAAGGCCGTCCTGCACTACCAGCGCGCCGACGGGAACTACGACGGCTGGGGCCTGCACGTCTGGGCCGGCGCCGCCCACCCCACCGACTGGTCCAAGCCGCTGGCCCCCGCCCGCATCGACTCCTACGGAGCCGTCTTCGAGGTGCCCCTCGCCGCCGGAGCCGAGTCGCTGAGCTACATCGTCCACAAGGGCGACGAGAAGGACCTCCCGACCGACCAGTCCCTCGACCTCAAGGCCGTCGGCCACGAGGTGTGGATGCTCGGCGGACGGGCCCCCTACCTGCTGCCGCAGCCCGCGGGCTCCGCCGCCGGCCTCGACCTCGGCGCGGCGCACGCCGTCTGGATCGACCGGGACACCGTCGCCTGGAACGCCCCCGCGGCCGCCGCGTCCGTCCAGCTCCTCGCCTCCGCCGACGGGTCGGTCAAGGCCGAGAACGGCACCCTGACCGGGACGGCGCAGTGGATCCGGCTCACGCCCGGCACGCTGACCGACGCGCAGAAGAAGAAGTTCCCGCACCTCGCCGGACACACCGCGCACCGCGTGGACGCCCGCGACCGCGACCGCGTCCGGGGCGCCCTGCGCGGCCAGGTCACGGCCTCCGCCCGGGCCGCCAACGGGGCGGTCCTCGCCGCCACCGGCGTCCAGCTCGCCGGGGTCCTCGACGACCTGTACGCGAACAACAGCGCGCTCGGCCCCGTCTTCAAGGACGGCCGTCCCACCCTGTCGGTGTGGGCGCCGACCGCCCGCACCGTCGAGCTCGAACTCGACGGCCGCATCCTGCCGATGCGCCGCGACGACGCCACCGGCGTCTGGTCGGCGCGCGGCGAGCGCTCCTGGACCGGCAAGCCCTACCGGTACGCCGTCACCGTCTGGGCGCCCGGGGCCCGGCAGATCGTACGCAACCTGGTCACCGACCCGTACTCCACCGCCCTGACCGCGGACTCGGCGGCGAGCCTCGCCGTCGACCTCGCCGACCCGAAGCTGGCCCCGCCCGGCTGGCGGCAGCTGCGCAAGCCCGCCGCGGTCCCCTTCACCAACGCGCAGATCCAGGAACTCCACATCCGCGACTTCTCCGTCGCCGACCCCACCAGCAAGCACCCCGGCCAGTACCTGGCCTTCACCGACGCCGACTCCCGGGGCATGCGGCACCTGCGCGGCCTCGCCGCCGCCGGCACCTCCTACGTCCACCTCCTGCCGGCCTTCGACATCGGCACCATCCCCGAGAAGCCCGGCGACCGCACCGAACCCGCCTGCGACCTGAAGGTGTACGCACCGGACTCCGAGGAGCAGCAGGCCTGCATCGCCGCCGCGGCGGCGAAGGACTCCTACAACTGGGGCTACGACCCCCTGCACTACACCGTCCCGGAGGGCAGCTACGCGAGCAACCCGGACGGCACCGCCCGGACCGTCGAGTTCCGCAAGATGGTCCAGGCGCTGAACGGCGCCGGCCTGCGCACGGTCATGGACGTCGTCTACAACCACACCGTGGCCGCCGGGCAGGACGGCAAGTCCGTCCTCGACCGGATCGTCCCCGGCTACTACCAGCGGCTCCTGCCCGACGGCAGCGTCGCCACCTCCACCTGCTGCGCCAACACCGCCCCCGAGAACGCCATGATGGGCCGCCTCGTCGTCGACTCGATCACCACCTGGGCGAAGGAGTACAAGGTCGACGGCTTCCGCTTCGACCTGATGGGACACCACCCGAAGGACAACATCCTGGCCGTCCGCAAGGCCCTCGACGCCCTCACCATGGAGAAGGACGGCGTCGACGGCAAGCGGATCATCCTCTACGGCGAGGGCTGGAACTTCGGCGAGGTCGCGAACGACGCCCGCTTCGTCCAGGCCACCCAGGCCAACATGGCGGGCACCGGCATCGCCACCTTCTCCGACCGGGCCCGCGACGCCGTCCGCGGCGGCGGCCCCTTCGACGAGGACCCGCGCGTCCAGGGCTTCGCCTCCGGCCTGTTCACCGCCCCCAACGGCTCGCCCGCGAACGGCAGCCCGGCCGAGCAGCGGGCCCGCCTGCTGCACGACCAGGACCTGATCAAGGTCGGCCTCTCCGGCAACCTCGCCTCGTACGCCTTCACCGACACCTCGGGGCGCCGCGTCAAGGGCTCCGAGGTCGACTACAACGGCGCCCCGGCCGGCTACGCGGCCGCCCCCGGCGACGCCCTCGCCTACTCCGACGCCCACGACAACGAAACCCTCTACGACGCCCTGGCGTTCAAGCTCCCGCAGGACACCCCCACCGCCGACCGGGCCCGCATGCAGGTCCTGGCGATGGCCGTCTCCGCGCTCTCCCAGGGCCCCGCCCTGTCCCAGGCCGGCACGGACCTGCTCCGCTCCAAGTCCCTCGACCGCAACTCCTACGACAGCGGGGACTGGTTCAACGCCATCCACTGGGACTGCCGCGCCGGCAACGGCTTCGGCCGCGGCCTGCCCCCGGCAGCCGACAACAAGCCGAAGTGGACGTACGCCAAGCCCCTGCTGACCGGCCCCGCCCCCGGCTGCACCGAGATCAGCGGCGCCTCGGCCGCCTACCGCGACCTGCTGCGCATCCGCACCACCGAGCCGTCCTTCCGGCTCGGCACGGCGGAACAGGTCCAGGCGGCGCTCTCCTTCCCGCTCTCCGGGAAGGAGGAGACGCCCGGGGTCATCACGATGGTGCTCGGCGACCTCGCCGTCGTCTTCAACGCCACCCCGCAGACGCAGGAGCAGCGCGTCCCCGCCCTCGCCGGCACCGGCTACCTGCTCCACCCGGTGCAGGCCGCGGGCTCCGACCCGGTGGCCCGGAAGGCCGCGTACGAGGCGAGGACGGGAGGGTTCACCGTCCCGGCCAGGACCGTCGCGGTGTTCACACGACGCTGA